In Leishmania mexicana MHOM/GT/2001/U1103 complete genome, chromosome 13, the following proteins share a genomic window:
- a CDS encoding putative N-acetyltransferase subunit ARD1 — protein MQLRRATMEDMYEMQHSNLRCLPENYNLRYYYYHLLSWPQLLYVQQDYNRNTVGYVLGKMDDEEMPDKKHGHITSLAVLRSHRKLGIASRVMRATMKEMDAEYGAHYCSLHVRKTNDAALHLYQDTLGFRCVGVEEKYYMDEEDAYHMKSFFHQPNPGSYVDDHKRLIRKAVPGEVEGGPATSGALSPAAGGHGGDKNGKRGNDKAAKEISAKEREAAMAELLRLEAGGKGKVAAGGAGGKGKSGNSGGGGGKRGSGRQR, from the coding sequence ATGCAGCTCCGTCGCGCCACCATGGAGGACATGTACGAGATGCAGCACAGCAATCTCCGCTGTCTTCCGGAGAACTACAACCTGCGGTATTACTACTACCATCTCTTGTCatggccgcagctgctctacGTGCAGCAAGATTATAATCGCAACACCGTGGGGTATGTTCTAGGCAAGAtggacgacgaggagatGCCAGATAAGAAACACGGGCACATCACGTCCTTGgctgtgctgcgctcgcATCGCAAGCTCGGCATCGCGTCGCGAGTGATGCGGGCGACTATGAAGGAGATGGACGCTGAGTACGGCGCTCACTACTGCTCTCTGCATGTGCGCAAGACAAACGACGCCGCACTACACCTCTATCAGGACACCCTCGGCTTTCGCTGCGTTGGCGTAGAGGAGAAGTACTAcatggacgaggaggacgcgtATCACATGAAGAGCTTCTTCCACCAGCCGAATCCCGGCTCCTACGTCGACGATCACAAGCGGCTGATCCGCAAGGCGGTGCCGGGTGAGGTGGAAGGCGGCCCGGCCACATCTGGCGCGTTGTCGCCGGCGGCCGGCGGACACGGCGGGGACAAGAATGGCAAGAGGGGGAACGATAAGGCCGCCAAGGAGATCTCCGCCAAGGAGCgggaggcggcgatggccGAGCTGCTGAGGCTGGAGGCAGGCGGCAAGGGCAAGGTCGCggctggtggtgctggggGAAAGGGCAAgagcggcaacagcggcggcggcggcgggaaGAGAGGCAGCGGGCGACAGAGGTAG